One part of the Luteibacter yeojuensis genome encodes these proteins:
- a CDS encoding sugar MFS transporter, with translation MSSTTAAVNEARHSSLVPMIIIGVLFFIFGFVTWLNGPLITFVKLAFNLDDVNAFLVPMAFYLSYFFLALPSSFILRKTGMKKGMGLGLFVMAIGAAMFGQFVTMRVYPGALTGLFVIGAGLSLLQTASNPYISILGPIESGAQRIAFMGICNKVAGALAPFVFGALVMSNIDGLDKQIAAAASPAEKDALLASFASKVHLPYMVMAGLLVVLAIWVVRSSLPEIKPSSDNSERAIGHDKGSLFSFPHLWLGVLCLFVYVGVEVMAGDAIGTYGQGFGMSPAETSHFTSYTLIAMLIGYVAGLLLIPKFVSQQRYLAFSAILGVVFSIGTYVTTGYVSVAFVAALGFANAMMWPAIFPLAIKGLGRLTEFGSAFLIMGIAGGAVIPVLFAHLKQHFDFQGVFLCLMVPCYLYILYYGAAGHRVGQHARD, from the coding sequence ATGTCGTCCACCACGGCCGCGGTCAACGAGGCGCGCCATTCCAGCCTGGTCCCGATGATCATCATCGGCGTCCTGTTCTTTATCTTCGGCTTCGTCACGTGGCTCAACGGGCCCCTGATCACCTTCGTCAAACTGGCCTTCAACCTCGACGACGTGAACGCGTTCCTGGTGCCGATGGCCTTCTACCTGTCGTACTTCTTCCTCGCCCTGCCCTCCTCCTTCATCCTCAGGAAGACGGGCATGAAGAAGGGCATGGGCCTCGGCCTCTTCGTCATGGCGATCGGCGCGGCGATGTTCGGCCAGTTCGTCACCATGCGCGTCTATCCGGGCGCGCTCACCGGCCTGTTCGTCATCGGTGCCGGCCTTTCGCTGCTGCAGACGGCTTCCAATCCGTACATTTCCATCCTCGGTCCGATCGAGAGCGGCGCGCAGCGCATCGCCTTCATGGGCATCTGCAACAAGGTGGCCGGGGCGCTGGCGCCGTTCGTCTTCGGCGCGCTGGTGATGAGCAATATCGACGGCCTCGACAAGCAGATCGCCGCGGCGGCGTCGCCGGCGGAAAAGGACGCGCTGCTCGCCTCCTTCGCCTCCAAGGTGCACCTGCCGTACATGGTGATGGCCGGCCTGCTCGTCGTGCTCGCGATCTGGGTCGTGCGTTCCTCGCTGCCGGAGATCAAGCCGTCCAGCGACAACTCCGAACGCGCCATCGGCCACGACAAGGGCAGCCTCTTCAGCTTCCCGCACCTCTGGCTGGGCGTGCTCTGCCTGTTCGTCTACGTCGGCGTCGAGGTGATGGCCGGCGACGCCATCGGCACCTACGGCCAGGGCTTCGGCATGTCGCCCGCCGAAACCAGCCACTTCACCTCGTATACGCTGATCGCCATGCTGATCGGTTACGTGGCGGGCCTGTTGCTGATCCCGAAGTTCGTCTCCCAGCAGCGTTACCTCGCCTTCTCCGCGATCCTCGGCGTCGTGTTCTCGATCGGCACCTATGTCACGACCGGCTACGTGTCGGTGGCCTTCGTGGCCGCGCTGGGCTTCGCCAACGCCATGATGTGGCCGGCGATCTTCCCGCTCGCCATCAAGGGCCTGGGCCGCCTCACCGAGTTCGGCTCGGCCTTCCTCATCATGGGTATCGCCGGCGGCGCCGTGATTCCGGTGCTGTTCGCGCACCTCAAGCAGCACTTCGACTTCCAGGGCGTGTTCCTCTGTCTCATGGTTCCCTGCTACCTGTACATCCTGTACTACGGCGCGGCGGGGCACCGGGTCGGGCAGCACGCCCGGGACTGA
- the glk gene encoding glucokinase encodes MIESAKQREVLRASRAEAFLAADVGGTHARIGLVRVADASSTIDVLRYERYACAEWPSLTAVLQDFVGRLDGQVAIAHCAVASAGYVVGDAIVNENLPWPVSIGDIRQTLGLSGLAVVNDFEAVAYACQFLQRHETAPIIETDAAPAEGPILVMGPGTGLGSAVLLPGRPHATVLPTEAGQISLAPGNAREVAILGELARDRDYVSYETALSGPGLVNLYRAISRLRGSAATLAEPAAVTGAALDGSDIAASEALDVFCGLLGSFVGDLAMLYGARGGVYLAGGILPQVRERLLASSFATRFFNKGVMRAFLQQVPVRLMDHGQLGVIGAAGLYLHGSTAH; translated from the coding sequence GTGATCGAATCGGCCAAACAGCGGGAAGTGCTGCGTGCGTCGCGAGCGGAGGCGTTCCTCGCCGCCGACGTGGGCGGTACGCATGCCCGCATCGGCCTGGTCCGCGTGGCCGACGCATCCTCGACGATCGATGTGCTCCGCTACGAGCGTTATGCCTGCGCCGAGTGGCCCAGCCTGACCGCCGTGCTCCAGGACTTCGTCGGGCGGCTGGATGGTCAGGTGGCGATCGCGCACTGCGCCGTGGCCAGCGCCGGTTACGTGGTGGGCGACGCCATCGTCAACGAAAACCTCCCATGGCCCGTGTCGATCGGCGACATCCGCCAGACACTGGGTCTTTCCGGCCTCGCCGTAGTCAACGACTTCGAAGCCGTGGCCTACGCCTGCCAGTTCCTGCAGCGCCATGAAACGGCGCCGATCATCGAGACGGACGCCGCGCCCGCCGAAGGCCCGATCCTCGTGATGGGCCCCGGCACCGGGCTGGGCTCCGCGGTATTGCTGCCGGGCCGCCCGCACGCGACCGTGCTGCCGACCGAGGCCGGACAGATCTCGCTGGCACCGGGCAATGCGCGCGAGGTCGCCATCCTCGGCGAGCTGGCCCGCGACCGCGACTACGTTTCCTACGAGACCGCGCTTTCCGGGCCGGGCCTCGTCAATCTCTATCGTGCCATTTCCAGGCTGCGCGGCAGTGCCGCGACGCTGGCCGAACCCGCCGCCGTCACCGGCGCCGCCCTCGACGGCAGCGACATCGCCGCGTCGGAAGCGCTGGACGTGTTCTGCGGGTTGCTCGGCAGCTTCGTCGGCGACCTCGCCATGCTCTATGGCGCCCGCGGCGGCGTGTACCTGGCGGGGGGCATCCTCCCCCAGGTCCGCGAACGCCTGCTCGCCAGCAGCTTCGCCACCAGGTTCTTCAACAAGGGCGTCATGCGCGCCTTTCTCCAGCAAGTGCCGGTACGTCTGATGGACCACGGACAGTTGGGTGTGATCGGTGCCGCCGGTCTCTACCTGCACGGTTCGACCGCTCATTGA
- a CDS encoding family 20 glycosylhydrolase — MRRLLLLAMAAGLSACATQPKQAAGPVDTVPLSLIPMPAQVLRVPGHFKLDAATTIVVAPGDTQARRVAGQLQAWIRQARGFAPAIVEGKAASGGIALATQAGIKGREAYTLDVGGDGVRIAANDETGLFYGAVTYWQLLTDPAARNGVPGLHIVDAPRFEWRGLMLDSSRHFQSVNEIEHLLDQMAMHKLNTFHWHLTDDQGWRLQIEKYPKLTQTGACRKAVGPDAALTGGADKPYCGFYTQEEAKQIVAYAAERHITVVPEIEMPGHAQAAVASYPKFGAGGKKLAVSSDWGVNTALYNVDDGTFTFLQDVLDEVMDIFPSTYIHVGGDEAAKDEWERSKAVQAKMKSLGIDDEEKMQGWFIARIGDYLEKHGRRLIGWDEILDGKVPASATVMSWRGTDGAIKAANAGHDVVLAPSPTLYLDRLQSTLPDEPPGRPSGQTMKTIYDFDPVPADIAPDNAQHVLGAEVTVFTEYLPNWYRTQHAIFPRIAALAERTWSPKADWNGFLSRIPVQMSRYRAAGIVPSDGAFAVAIAAEPAGNDTAKVTLSNQTGYGKLRYTTDGSAPTAQSTAYGGPFDVTLPTTVRANAFDGGFGLAGPRDRAIDAKSLLRRSSDELDTCSDKLVLRLESPRAVNGQRPVYKVDIMDTCWMWKGVKLDGRYGVAVTVDRLPFNYALWKDAKGVVSRKARSAAGELEVRQDTCDGPKLTTIPLAKAKDGRATLDGILPKREGTHDLCFVITGKPGPKMWVLGEVQLR, encoded by the coding sequence ATGCGCCGACTCCTCCTTCTCGCGATGGCCGCCGGCCTGAGCGCCTGCGCCACCCAACCGAAGCAAGCAGCCGGTCCCGTCGACACTGTTCCTCTTTCGCTCATCCCGATGCCCGCGCAGGTGCTGCGCGTGCCGGGACATTTCAAGCTGGATGCCGCCACGACGATCGTGGTCGCGCCCGGCGATACGCAGGCGAGGCGCGTCGCCGGACAGCTGCAAGCCTGGATACGGCAGGCGCGCGGCTTCGCGCCCGCGATCGTGGAGGGCAAGGCGGCCAGTGGCGGCATCGCCCTCGCGACGCAGGCCGGGATCAAGGGCCGCGAAGCGTATACGCTCGACGTCGGCGGCGACGGCGTGCGCATCGCGGCGAACGATGAAACCGGCCTGTTCTACGGCGCGGTCACCTACTGGCAGCTGTTGACCGATCCCGCCGCGCGCAACGGTGTGCCGGGCCTGCATATCGTGGATGCGCCTCGCTTCGAGTGGCGCGGCCTGATGCTCGACTCCAGCCGCCACTTCCAGTCGGTGAACGAGATCGAGCACCTGCTCGACCAGATGGCGATGCACAAGCTCAACACCTTCCACTGGCACCTCACCGACGACCAGGGCTGGCGCCTGCAGATCGAGAAGTACCCGAAGCTCACGCAGACGGGCGCGTGCCGCAAGGCGGTGGGTCCGGATGCCGCGCTCACCGGCGGTGCGGACAAGCCGTACTGCGGCTTCTACACGCAGGAAGAAGCGAAACAGATCGTCGCCTATGCCGCGGAGAGACATATCACCGTGGTGCCGGAAATCGAGATGCCTGGCCACGCGCAGGCCGCGGTCGCCTCGTACCCGAAGTTCGGTGCCGGCGGGAAGAAGCTGGCGGTTTCCTCCGACTGGGGCGTGAACACCGCGCTCTACAACGTCGACGATGGCACCTTCACGTTCCTGCAGGACGTGCTCGACGAGGTCATGGACATTTTCCCGTCCACGTATATCCACGTCGGCGGCGACGAGGCCGCGAAGGATGAATGGGAGCGGTCGAAGGCGGTGCAGGCGAAGATGAAGTCGCTGGGTATCGACGACGAGGAGAAGATGCAGGGCTGGTTCATCGCGCGCATCGGCGATTACCTGGAGAAACACGGCAGGCGACTGATCGGCTGGGACGAGATCCTCGACGGCAAGGTGCCGGCCAGCGCCACGGTGATGTCGTGGCGCGGGACCGACGGTGCCATCAAGGCCGCGAACGCGGGGCACGACGTCGTGCTGGCACCGTCGCCGACGCTGTACCTCGATCGCCTGCAATCGACGCTGCCCGACGAGCCGCCGGGCCGGCCGTCGGGGCAGACGATGAAGACCATCTACGATTTCGATCCGGTGCCGGCCGACATCGCGCCCGACAATGCGCAGCATGTGCTCGGCGCCGAAGTGACGGTATTCACCGAGTACCTCCCGAACTGGTATCGCACGCAACATGCGATCTTTCCGCGCATTGCCGCGCTGGCGGAGCGGACCTGGTCGCCGAAGGCCGACTGGAACGGCTTCCTCTCGCGCATTCCCGTGCAGATGTCGCGCTATCGGGCCGCGGGCATCGTGCCCTCCGACGGCGCGTTCGCCGTGGCCATCGCGGCGGAGCCGGCCGGCAACGACACGGCGAAGGTCACGCTGTCGAACCAGACCGGCTACGGCAAGCTGCGTTACACGACGGATGGCTCCGCGCCGACCGCGCAGTCCACGGCGTACGGAGGCCCGTTCGACGTGACCTTGCCCACGACGGTGCGGGCGAACGCCTTCGACGGCGGCTTCGGGCTGGCGGGTCCGCGCGATCGCGCGATCGACGCGAAGTCCCTGCTACGGCGTAGCAGCGACGAACTCGACACGTGCAGCGACAAGCTCGTGCTCAGGCTGGAATCCCCGCGCGCGGTGAACGGCCAGCGTCCTGTGTACAAGGTGGACATCATGGACACCTGCTGGATGTGGAAAGGCGTGAAGCTCGACGGCCGCTACGGCGTCGCGGTGACCGTCGACCGCCTGCCGTTCAATTACGCGCTGTGGAAGGATGCCAAGGGCGTCGTCTCGCGCAAGGCGCGTTCCGCGGCCGGCGAACTGGAAGTGCGTCAGGACACCTGCGACGGTCCGAAGTTGACCACGATCCCGTTGGCGAAGGCGAAGGACGGCCGCGCGACGCTCGACGGCATCCTGCCCAAGCGCGAAGGCACGCACGACCTGTGTTTCGTGATCACCGGGAAGCCGGGGCCGAAGATGTGGGTGTTGGGCGAGGTGCAGCTACGCTAG
- the eda gene encoding bifunctional 4-hydroxy-2-oxoglutarate aldolase/2-dehydro-3-deoxy-phosphogluconate aldolase, with translation MSNEAKQQRVESTLRLAPVVPVVIIEDASKAVGMARALVAGGVPAIEVTLRTPAALDAVRAIAGEVEGAFVGVGTVLTARDLENAYKAGATFAVSPGSAPRLLDAADDSELPLLPGAATSSEAMELLERGYRFQKFFPAVPAGGAKLLGAWASPLPQIRFCPTGGISLGNAPEFLALPNVACVGGSWLTPADKLAASDWAGIEALAREASRLPR, from the coding sequence ATGAGCAACGAAGCCAAGCAACAGCGTGTCGAGTCCACCCTGCGCCTCGCGCCAGTCGTTCCCGTGGTGATCATCGAGGACGCGTCGAAGGCCGTGGGCATGGCACGCGCGCTGGTCGCCGGCGGCGTGCCCGCGATCGAGGTCACCCTGCGCACCCCTGCCGCGCTCGACGCCGTGCGTGCCATCGCCGGCGAAGTCGAGGGCGCCTTCGTGGGCGTGGGCACGGTGCTCACCGCGCGCGATCTCGAGAACGCGTACAAGGCCGGCGCGACGTTCGCCGTCTCTCCGGGCAGCGCGCCGCGGTTGCTCGATGCCGCCGACGATTCGGAACTTCCGCTGCTGCCGGGCGCCGCGACGTCCAGCGAAGCCATGGAACTGCTGGAACGCGGCTATCGCTTCCAGAAGTTCTTCCCGGCCGTGCCGGCGGGTGGAGCGAAGCTGCTCGGTGCCTGGGCCAGCCCGCTGCCGCAGATCCGCTTCTGCCCCACCGGCGGCATCAGCCTCGGGAACGCGCCCGAGTTCCTGGCGCTGCCGAACGTCGCCTGTGTGGGTGGCTCGTGGCTCACGCCGGCGGACAAACTCGCCGCCTCCGACTGGGCAGGCATCGAAGCCCTGGCCCGCGAAGCCTCGCGGCTGCCGCGCTGA
- a CDS encoding TonB-dependent receptor, which translates to MSHRRNLLTASIIAGLCCFTGTVAAQDTAAPAKPQTAQEKADAAKAAQLEGITVTGIRASLEKSLDTKRNADAVVEAVTAEDIGKFPNTNVAEAMTQIPGVVIDRQFGQGDRVSIDGTDPSLNLTFLNGQPISQTPWQYGAQPNRGFDFTMLAPEIIGRLEVYKSPEARLPEGSLGGTVLLHTLQPLDLPANTIRGSFGLNYNDQASAGARPSGSVLYSWKNVSNTFGLIASLQHYEEKIDRQGIEIFGYNPVSDYIKSPYVAAGIANGTLDPNAKVPDEVNAAWFQQKRKRDTATLGFQIHPTDNWDIDLNSLFIRENFDNWNQSLYPFTHQPDARGNITSFNTGPDGVVTSGHVCGNDNPGCPAIAQGTFDSNIRKSVVRTSAFDFKSTYRGEGWSLGGAAGYSKAINDRISQAVIEPNYAGGYSWDIRHGFEFDNPAAARDPANWHIGDAPGLGGWPGNYGEYNAHSRDTYGQLDFSKDFDSFFNQLQVGYRWNRHEEAMNAHVYGPNGAISLSDLGTGGYTDLGGLGLWDSAASHIMPDRDAQYAWVRSTNGGNEDPGTFLNGTYKIIEKTNAAYAQFNFAGGDWHGNVGVRYVDTKTDGYGYNYLGKPVLPPPSGTYVKSAQTTRNWLPSLNVAYDLAEDVLLRFAAAKVMARAPYNMQVNNLFLNDTQLTGAGGNSGIKPYKSKNFSLSGEWYFAPQSYLALTGFYKKVDDYVFMDVVKEQHFNSATSTDPATFAAQLAAGLCTADGYCTYDISRPENVGSGKIKGGSLSYQQSFGETGFGVTANYTYAKGTLDAGGALPYNSKNAYSVSPFYEKGPFSFRINYNWRSKYLAGGYVAGAPPATTEDYADLGATLGWKLNEQVSFTLAGMNLTNEEYKQYIGVKSMPVARYTTGRRYMASVHFDL; encoded by the coding sequence ATGTCGCATCGTAGAAACCTGCTGACGGCGAGCATCATCGCCGGGCTCTGTTGTTTCACCGGCACCGTGGCCGCACAGGACACGGCCGCGCCGGCGAAACCGCAGACTGCCCAGGAAAAGGCCGACGCCGCCAAGGCGGCCCAGCTCGAGGGCATCACCGTCACCGGCATCCGCGCCAGTCTCGAGAAGTCGCTCGACACCAAGCGCAACGCCGACGCCGTCGTCGAGGCGGTCACCGCCGAAGACATCGGCAAGTTCCCGAACACCAACGTCGCCGAGGCGATGACGCAGATCCCGGGCGTGGTGATCGACCGCCAGTTCGGCCAGGGCGACCGCGTGTCCATCGACGGCACGGACCCCAGCCTCAACCTCACCTTCCTCAACGGCCAGCCGATCTCGCAGACGCCGTGGCAGTACGGCGCGCAGCCCAACCGCGGCTTCGACTTCACCATGCTCGCGCCGGAAATCATCGGCCGGCTGGAGGTCTACAAGTCGCCCGAGGCGCGCCTGCCGGAAGGCAGCCTTGGCGGTACGGTGCTGCTGCACACGTTGCAACCGCTCGATCTGCCGGCGAATACCATCCGTGGCTCCTTCGGCCTTAACTACAACGACCAGGCTTCGGCGGGTGCGCGCCCTTCGGGCTCGGTGCTCTACAGCTGGAAGAATGTTTCGAATACCTTCGGCCTGATCGCGTCGTTGCAGCACTACGAAGAGAAAATCGACCGGCAGGGCATCGAGATATTTGGCTATAACCCTGTGTCCGATTACATTAAGAGCCCGTATGTCGCCGCGGGCATCGCTAATGGCACGCTCGATCCGAATGCCAAGGTGCCGGACGAAGTAAACGCGGCGTGGTTCCAGCAAAAGCGCAAGCGTGATACGGCAACGCTCGGTTTTCAGATTCATCCAACCGATAACTGGGACATCGATCTCAATTCGCTGTTTATCCGCGAGAATTTCGACAACTGGAACCAGTCGCTTTATCCCTTCACCCACCAACCCGATGCACGCGGCAACATCACCAGCTTCAATACCGGCCCGGACGGCGTCGTTACCAGCGGCCACGTCTGCGGCAACGACAACCCGGGTTGTCCCGCGATTGCCCAAGGCACGTTCGACAGCAATATCCGCAAGTCGGTCGTGCGCACATCGGCGTTCGATTTCAAGTCGACCTACCGTGGTGAGGGCTGGAGCCTGGGTGGCGCGGCTGGCTACAGCAAGGCCATCAATGATCGCATTTCGCAGGCGGTGATCGAACCGAACTATGCGGGCGGCTACAGCTGGGATATCCGTCACGGCTTCGAATTCGACAATCCGGCCGCAGCGCGCGATCCGGCCAACTGGCATATCGGCGATGCGCCGGGACTCGGCGGCTGGCCCGGCAACTATGGCGAATACAACGCACACTCCCGCGACACATATGGCCAGCTCGACTTCAGCAAGGACTTCGACAGTTTCTTCAACCAGCTCCAGGTGGGATACCGCTGGAATCGCCACGAAGAAGCCATGAATGCCCACGTCTACGGGCCCAACGGCGCCATCTCGCTCTCCGATCTTGGAACCGGAGGCTACACCGATCTCGGCGGGCTCGGTCTGTGGGACAGTGCCGCAAGCCACATCATGCCGGATCGTGACGCGCAGTACGCGTGGGTGCGCTCGACCAATGGCGGGAACGAGGATCCAGGAACGTTTCTCAATGGCACGTACAAGATCATCGAAAAGACCAATGCCGCATATGCCCAGTTCAACTTCGCCGGTGGCGACTGGCACGGCAACGTGGGCGTCCGCTATGTCGATACCAAGACCGACGGTTATGGCTACAACTATCTCGGCAAGCCTGTGCTTCCGCCTCCGTCCGGAACGTATGTGAAGTCGGCACAGACCACGAGAAACTGGCTGCCCTCGCTCAACGTGGCCTACGATCTGGCCGAGGATGTGCTGCTCCGCTTTGCCGCCGCGAAAGTGATGGCCCGCGCGCCGTACAACATGCAGGTCAACAATCTGTTCCTCAACGACACCCAGCTCACGGGTGCCGGTGGCAATTCGGGCATCAAACCATATAAGTCGAAGAACTTCTCGCTGTCGGGAGAGTGGTATTTCGCACCGCAGTCGTACCTGGCCCTCACGGGGTTCTACAAGAAGGTGGACGACTACGTCTTTATGGACGTCGTGAAGGAGCAGCATTTCAATTCCGCCACTTCGACCGACCCTGCGACCTTCGCCGCCCAACTTGCAGCCGGTCTGTGTACCGCCGACGGCTATTGCACCTACGACATCAGCCGTCCCGAAAACGTCGGCTCGGGCAAGATAAAGGGTGGAAGCCTCAGCTATCAGCAGTCGTTCGGCGAAACCGGCTTCGGTGTCACCGCAAACTATACCTATGCAAAGGGCACGCTCGATGCGGGCGGTGCATTGCCGTACAACTCGAAGAACGCGTATTCCGTTAGCCCGTTCTATGAGAAAGGCCCCTTCAGCTTCCGCATCAACTATAACTGGCGCAGCAAATACCTCGCCGGTGGCTACGTGGCGGGTGCGCCGCCGGCCACGACTGAAGACTACGCCGACCTAGGCGCCACGCTGGGCTGGAAGCTCAACGAGCAGGTCTCGTTCACCCTCGCGGGCATGAACCTCACCAACGAGGAATACAAACAGTACATCGGCGTGAAGTCGATGCCCGTCGCACGCTACACCACCGGTCGCCGCTACATGGCCTCGGTGCACTTCGACCTCTGA
- a CDS encoding EamA/RhaT family transporter encodes MTYILLAVLFSVAVSVLLKLARRYGIDIVQAVATNYVVAALLAAMLLGATPQAAIEAKATYVPLVLLGILLPAIFVVLARSVRTAGIVRTDVAQRLSLFLSLVAAFVFLGDTLTGMKSLGIALAFAAVLCVLWRRQRDPMDRAGWIAPLAVFAGFGAIDICFKRVAQAGAPFASALLASFLIAMALCWIAVLARAAMRVAPVTLRSLGFGVLLGAANFANILFYVRGHQALPNDPSLVFASMNVGVVVLGTLVGAFGFKERLAAVNWLGIALSIGAITVMATL; translated from the coding sequence ATGACCTACATCCTCCTCGCGGTCCTTTTCAGCGTCGCCGTCTCGGTCTTGCTGAAGCTCGCCCGCAGGTACGGCATCGACATCGTGCAGGCCGTGGCGACGAACTATGTCGTGGCCGCGCTGCTCGCGGCGATGCTGCTCGGCGCCACGCCGCAGGCGGCCATCGAGGCGAAGGCTACCTACGTACCGCTCGTCCTTCTCGGCATCCTGCTTCCCGCGATCTTCGTCGTGCTCGCGCGGTCGGTGCGTACCGCGGGGATCGTGCGCACCGACGTGGCGCAGCGTCTCTCGTTGTTCCTGTCGCTCGTGGCCGCGTTCGTTTTCCTGGGCGACACGCTGACGGGCATGAAGTCGCTGGGCATCGCGCTGGCCTTCGCCGCCGTGCTCTGCGTGCTCTGGCGCAGGCAACGCGACCCGATGGACCGCGCCGGCTGGATCGCGCCGCTGGCCGTGTTCGCGGGCTTCGGCGCCATCGACATCTGCTTCAAGCGGGTGGCGCAGGCCGGCGCGCCCTTTGCGAGTGCCCTACTCGCCTCTTTCCTGATCGCCATGGCGCTGTGCTGGATCGCGGTCCTGGCGCGCGCGGCGATGCGCGTGGCGCCGGTCACCCTGCGCAGCCTGGGTTTCGGCGTGCTGCTGGGCGCGGCCAACTTCGCCAACATCCTGTTCTACGTGCGCGGGCACCAGGCCCTGCCGAATGACCCGTCGCTGGTATTCGCCTCGATGAACGTGGGCGTGGTGGTGCTCGGCACCCTCGTGGGTGCGTTCGGTTTCAAGGAGCGGCTGGCGGCGGTCAACTGGCTGGGCATCGCACTGTCGATCGGTGCGATAACCGTCATGGCCACCCTGTAG
- a CDS encoding LacI family DNA-binding transcriptional regulator, with protein MRSPTIKDVAERAGVSLKTVSRVINHEPSVHARTRDKVQRAIEALDYQPDQAARSLRSARTYALGLVYDNPNAHYVIAMQNGVLSVCRERGFGLQIHPCDSSAPKLADQLADLVRRNRLAGLVLCPPMSEQPRLLTALTEQKVPFVRIISARQDPKDGWPCVFVDDRDAAYAITEHLIQLGHHRIGFLWGGKEHRSSPERYQGYEDALRAYGIAVDKRLVVEGDYSFDDGFRGARKLLALKEPPTAIFGSNDEIAAGVLAAARSGGVDVPWELSIAGFEDSPFSKQSWPALTTARQNTEEIGRHAAQRLIAELEREGDDHVIENEGFSPDLVVRGSTAPRRR; from the coding sequence TTGCGTAGTCCTACCATCAAGGACGTTGCCGAGCGGGCCGGTGTCTCGCTGAAGACCGTCTCGCGTGTGATCAACCACGAGCCGTCGGTTCACGCCCGCACCCGGGACAAGGTTCAGCGCGCCATCGAAGCGCTGGACTACCAGCCCGACCAGGCCGCGCGCAGCCTGCGCAGCGCCCGCACTTATGCCCTCGGGCTCGTCTACGACAATCCGAACGCGCACTACGTCATCGCCATGCAGAACGGCGTGCTCTCGGTGTGCCGCGAGCGCGGGTTCGGTCTGCAGATCCATCCCTGCGACTCGTCGGCGCCGAAGCTGGCCGACCAGCTGGCCGACCTGGTCCGGCGCAACCGCCTCGCCGGCCTGGTGCTCTGCCCGCCCATGTCCGAACAGCCCCGCCTGCTGACCGCGCTGACCGAGCAGAAGGTGCCTTTCGTGCGGATCATCTCCGCGCGGCAGGACCCGAAGGACGGCTGGCCCTGCGTGTTCGTCGACGACCGCGACGCGGCCTATGCGATCACCGAACACCTGATACAGCTCGGTCATCACCGCATCGGCTTCCTCTGGGGCGGCAAGGAGCATCGCTCCAGCCCCGAGCGTTACCAGGGTTACGAAGATGCCCTGCGCGCGTACGGCATCGCCGTGGACAAGCGCCTGGTGGTCGAGGGCGACTATTCCTTCGACGATGGCTTCCGTGGCGCGCGCAAGCTGCTCGCCCTGAAGGAGCCGCCGACGGCAATCTTCGGCTCCAACGACGAAATCGCCGCCGGCGTGCTGGCCGCCGCGCGTTCGGGCGGCGTCGACGTGCCGTGGGAGCTGTCCATCGCGGGTTTCGAGGACAGTCCCTTCTCAAAGCAATCCTGGCCCGCCCTCACCACCGCCCGGCAGAACACCGAGGAAATCGGCCGCCACGCGGCGCAGCGGCTGATCGCTGAACTCGAGCGCGAGGGCGACGACCACGTCATCGAGAACGAGGGCTTCAGCCCCGACCTGGTGGTGCGCGGCTCGACCGCCCCGCGGCGCCGCTGA